In Thermococcus sp., the sequence TGGATCTGGGGTGCGGCTACGGTGCCATCGGCATCGTCGCGTCCCGTTTTGTGAACTACGTGGTGATGACCGACGTCAACAGGCGCGCTGTCAAAATCGCGAGGAAAAATTTAAAAATCAACGGCGTTAGAAACGCCGAGGTTAGATGGGGGAGCCTCTACGGGCCGGTTAGGGGCGAAAAATTCGATACCA encodes:
- a CDS encoding methyltransferase; amino-acid sequence: MSHYYSEEPNVPLKMKTIEFCIRGYCFKFITASGVFSFGKLDRGTELLIESMVLDDSWRVLDLGCGYGAIGIVASRFVNYVVMTDVNRRAVKIARKNLKINGVRNAEVRWGSLYGPVRGEKFDT